The genome window GTTATTATCGAATGGGAAGTGTATAGTTTAACTAAAAATCCACTTTCTCTTGGTATTATTGGTTTAATGGAAATTATTCCTGCTGTTGCAATGGCTTTGTTTGCTGGTCATGTTGTAGATCAAAATGAAAAGAAAAGCTTGCTTGTAAAATGTTTAATTGGATTTTCAATAGTAAGTTTGGGCTTGTTTCTTATAACCGTTCCTGAATTGATTTCGAGTTTATCAAAAGCTACCATACTTTGGGTTATTTATGCTTTGGTTTTTTTAGGTGGTTTGGTTAGAGCTTTTATTGGACCAACAGTTTTTTCATTACTTTCCTTAATTGTTCCAAAGAAAAATTATCCTAACGCGGCTACTTGGAGTAGTTCTACTTGGCAATTAGCGGCTATGTTTGGTCCTGCACTTGCTGGTTTTTCAATCGGTATTATTGGGGTGCATTGGTCAATGTGTTTGGTTTTTGCTTGTACAATAATAGCCTTATTATTATTGTCTCAAATTTCCAAAAAACCAATTTTGAATCCTAAAATTGGAGAACCTATTTTTCAAAGTTTGAAAGAAGGAGTGAAATTCGTTTTTAACAATAAAACAATTTTAGGCGCTATTTCTCTTGATATGTTTGCCGTTTTGTTTGGTGGTGCTGTTGCATTGCTTCCAATTTTCGCACAAGATATTTTAAAAGTGGGTTCGGAAGGATTTGGCGTGCTTCGTGCAGCACCAGCCGTTGGTTCTATTATAACAATGTTAGCAGCAGCTTATTTTTCATTAAACAAAAATGCAGGCATTAAGTTACTAACTGCAATTTTTATATTCGGATTGTGTATTATAGTTTTTGGATTGTCTGAAATTTTCTGGGTTTCTGTATTGGCTTTATTTTTAAGTGGAGTAGCAGATGGAGTTTCGGTTGTAATTAGAAATACTATTTTGCAATTGCATACACCAGATAATATGCGTGGAAGAGTTTCTTCTGTAAATTCAATTTTTGTAGGTTCTTCAAATGAATTAGGTGCTTTTGAAAGTGGTGTTACAGCCAAATTAATGGGCGTTGTTAGAGCTGTTGTTTTTGGTGGTTGCATGACAATAGGAACGGTGTTTGTCACCGCACTTATTTCGCCATCTTTTAGAAACTTAGATCTTGAAAAAGAAATAGAAGAATTGGAAAAAGCAGACTAGTTTTTAAATTCTTTTAATTCCATTTTTTCACCATCGAAAACACCATAGGTAAAATAGCCAATCCAATCACCAAGATTAACGTATTTCGAATTTTCAGTTAATTCAATTTCTAAAGGTAAATGACGATGACCAAAAACAAAGAAATTATATTGTTTGGTTTCAAGTTTACGTTTGCAATATTGAACCAACCATTCATTTTCTTCTCCTAAATATTTTACATCTTCTGCACCCGAAATTAACTTGTTTTTTACAGATAAATACTGGGCTAATTTCACACCAACATCAGGATGCAACCAACGGAACAACCACTTTGAAAAAGGATTTGTAAAGACTTTTTTCATTCTTTTATAACCCATGTCGCCCGGACCTTTTCCATCACCATGACCAATTAGGAAAGTTTTGTTGTTAAAAGTAAATTCTTGATTGTCATGATAAACAGGAATATTTAACTCTTTTTGAAAATAATCGTGCATCCATAAGTCGTGATTTCCTACAAAAAAATAAATTGGAATACCAGAATCTTTAATTTCGGCTAATTTACCTAAAACTCTTACAAAACCTTTTGGAACAACAGTTTTGTATTCAAACCAAAAATCAAACAAATCACCTAGTAAGAAAATAGCGTCAGCGTCTTTCTTAACAATATCTAGCCATTGTATAAATTTTTGTTCTCTTGGAAAACTTAACTCAGGCGTTGGTGCGCCAAAGTGCTGGTCTGATGCAAAATATATTTTCAAGTTAATTCAGTATAAGAATTTATTATTTTTTTACAAAGTTAGAAAAAAACAACTAACTATACTTTTTTAAATTTTCGCATGCCTTAATTAATGAAAATATATAAACATAGAATCTCAGGACAAGGATTTGGAGAGAGCGAACCTAAGGTAGCTTGCACTAAATGTACTGAAGAAGAACATGCACAAAACAGAAGAAGTGAATTCTTAATTGTAAAG of Flavobacterium channae contains these proteins:
- a CDS encoding UDP-2,3-diacylglucosamine diphosphatase, whose protein sequence is MNLKIYFASDQHFGAPTPELSFPREQKFIQWLDIVKKDADAIFLLGDLFDFWFEYKTVVPKGFVRVLGKLAEIKDSGIPIYFFVGNHDLWMHDYFQKELNIPVYHDNQEFTFNNKTFLIGHGDGKGPGDMGYKRMKKVFTNPFSKWLFRWLHPDVGVKLAQYLSVKNKLISGAEDVKYLGEENEWLVQYCKRKLETKQYNFFVFGHRHLPLEIELTENSKYVNLGDWIGYFTYGVFDGEKMELKEFKN
- a CDS encoding MFS transporter translates to MARKDPYAALRFKEFRLFLAMRFALVFAWSMQFVIIEWEVYSLTKNPLSLGIIGLMEIIPAVAMALFAGHVVDQNEKKSLLVKCLIGFSIVSLGLFLITVPELISSLSKATILWVIYALVFLGGLVRAFIGPTVFSLLSLIVPKKNYPNAATWSSSTWQLAAMFGPALAGFSIGIIGVHWSMCLVFACTIIALLLLSQISKKPILNPKIGEPIFQSLKEGVKFVFNNKTILGAISLDMFAVLFGGAVALLPIFAQDILKVGSEGFGVLRAAPAVGSIITMLAAAYFSLNKNAGIKLLTAIFIFGLCIIVFGLSEIFWVSVLALFLSGVADGVSVVIRNTILQLHTPDNMRGRVSSVNSIFVGSSNELGAFESGVTAKLMGVVRAVVFGGCMTIGTVFVTALISPSFRNLDLEKEIEELEKAD